A genomic stretch from Mya arenaria isolate MELC-2E11 chromosome 10, ASM2691426v1 includes:
- the LOC128205639 gene encoding uncharacterized protein LOC128205639: MNMSGITPPCMDWDSTNLPEAWERFKRHVELIFTGPLSSKSEIEKVSYLLLWIGDKGRDVHQAWTLTEAEKKSLKSIYKKFQAHVQPKLNPIFARFRFYNEVQGADTIDKFVTRLRLRSRDCKFNANEDEMIRDRIVFGTNNSRIREKLINEGEKLTLDKALQIAQSFEYCQTQMATMNLTSTQTDTPPVTPTPVDAIHRRNGRKPPDNHQQQRQPPQQRQQQRSYQRYEKSCDNCGRVHGPTKTQCPAFGKLCNKCQKQNHFGHMCRSNQNYHKSVHDIDASAVDGACGYSCDTPEYYIDMNEEDVLYLWNGL; this comes from the exons ATGAATATGTCAGGAATTACACCTCCGTGCATGGATTGGGACAGTACAAACCTCCCGGAGGCGTGGGAAAGGTTCAAGCGACACGTGGAACTCATCTTCACTGGACCTTTGAGCTCCAAATCAGAGATAGAGAAAGTGTCATATCTTCTCTTGTGGATAGGCGACAAAGGCCGCGACGTTCATCAAGCGTGGACTCTGACTGAAGCCGAGAAAAAGAGCCTGAAATCCATTTACAAGAAATTTCAAGCTCACGTCCAGCCAAAACTCAACCCAATTTTCGCGCGCTTCAGATTCTACAACGAAGTTCAAGGAGCTGACACTATCGACAAATTTGTCACTCGACTACGACTACGCTCACGTGACTGTAAGTTCAACGCAAACGAAGACGAAATGATCAGAGACAGGATCGTTTTCGGCACGAACAATTCAAGAATAAGGGAAAAACTCATCAATGAAGGAGAGAAGCTAACGCTTGACAAAGCACTCCAGATAGCTCAAAGCTTTGAGTACTGCCAGACTCAAATGGCAACCATGAATTTGACGTCAACGCAAACGGACACACCGCCAGTCACCCCAACACCCGTGGACGCCATACACAGACGTAACGGACGTAAGCCACCGGACAACCACCAACAGCAGCGCCAACCACCACAGCAGCGCCAACAACAACGTTCATATCAACGATATGAGAAATCATGTGACAATTGCGGACGAGTGCACGGACCTACCAAAACTCAGTGCCCAGCATTTGGCAAATTGTGTAACAAGtgccaaaaacaaaatcattttggaCATATGTGCAGAAGTAACCAGAATTACCACAAATCTGTACATGACATTGACGCTAGTGCTGTAGACGGTGCATGTGGATATTCATGTGACACACCGGAATACTACATCGACATG AACGAGGAAGATGTTCTATATCTATGGAACGGACTATAG